In the genome of Raphanus sativus cultivar WK10039 chromosome 4, ASM80110v3, whole genome shotgun sequence, one region contains:
- the LOC130510555 gene encoding calmodulin-binding protein 25-like: protein MASFDGLASVEPWSFRQSFNIDSWLIPDHDSDVLAKALHRSISTSTTPAGDSFSPSAYFDSAAAAAVSDLSPPQTLSNVSFVSDPDISVVGGVKRKRVGPGDKPAKRRSRVSTKKSQTTFITADAANFRHMVQQVTGAKFVGSSSPGIFSPVVKPEPHRLASRLPPPPSSSAVPTLDTSSFLSNHHQENMVNDFSSVSAPVRTAATVKSGVVGGGGSAVELDSYFPTLESWKVM from the coding sequence atggcgTCGTTTGATGGATTAGCGAGCGTTGAGCCTTGGTCGTTCCGACAAAGCTTCAACATCGACTCTTGGTTAATTCCAGATCACGACAGTGACGTACTCGCCAAAGCTCTTCACAGATCCATCTCCACATCCACCACACCCGCCGGCGATTCTTTCTCTCCCTCAGCTTACTTTgactccgccgccgccgccgccgtctcCGATCTTTCTCCTCCTCAGACCCTCTCTAACGTCTCCTTCGTCTCAGATCCGGACATCTCCGTCGTCGGAGGTGTGAAGCGGAAGCGTGTTGGTCCCGGAGACAAACCGGCGAAACGCCGGTCTCGAGTCTCCACGAAGAAGTCTCAGACCACGTTTATAACGGCGGACGCGGCTAACTTCCGGCATATGGTTCAGCAAGTCACCGGCGCGAAGTTCGTCGGTTCTTCTTCCCCCGGCATTTTCTCTCCGGTCGTGAAGCCGGAGCCGCATAGGCTCGCTAGCAGGCTACCTCCTCCACCATCTTCCTCGGCTGTTCCCACGCTCGATACGTCGTCGTTTTTGTCGAACCATCACCAGGAGAACATGGTCAACGATTTCAGCTCTGTTTCAGCGCCGGTGCGTACGGCGGCGACGGTGAAGTCCGGTGTTGTTGGTGGTGGTGGCTCCGCCGTGGAGTTAGATAGTTACTTCCCGACGCTTGAGTCGTGGAAAGTTATGTGA